The Polyangiaceae bacterium genome includes a region encoding these proteins:
- a CDS encoding tetratricopeptide repeat protein yields the protein MRAACALAVLVASAGTARAEPSIWDAAREPKAARDYQTLVAVERMVARDDSAWFDPTLPQRFMRAALAMVELAGGTEGHDARLLFIAGDLLSDPLVGRDEDARKLLDRALALEPASPLAGRAWFNVAIASARLGDPKREREAYSRALERVWEPGFRANILANRGESSMVLGELEAAILDYRRAIAVADRPDLSALAYYGLGVALERNGDLPRALDAMVVASAIQIPGVGSALDLPSVFFVPAYDVHYYRALASMAEARAAQKPELVAVSLLDAGEHWQKYLEHAIPEGHRWVGHAKRHQATLLGRLAKLTPEIRRRAAATRRGR from the coding sequence ATGAGGGCCGCCTGTGCGCTCGCCGTGCTCGTCGCCTCAGCCGGTACGGCGCGAGCGGAGCCGTCGATCTGGGACGCGGCCCGCGAGCCCAAGGCGGCCCGCGACTACCAGACGCTGGTGGCGGTCGAGCGTATGGTGGCTCGCGACGACAGCGCCTGGTTCGATCCCACGCTGCCGCAGCGATTCATGCGCGCGGCGCTGGCGATGGTGGAGCTGGCGGGTGGCACCGAGGGCCACGATGCTCGCCTCCTGTTCATCGCTGGAGACCTGCTCTCGGATCCGCTGGTCGGCCGCGACGAGGACGCGCGCAAGCTGCTCGACCGGGCGCTTGCGCTCGAACCGGCGTCGCCCTTGGCTGGCCGCGCGTGGTTCAACGTCGCGATTGCTTCGGCTCGGCTGGGCGATCCGAAGCGAGAGCGCGAGGCGTACAGTCGCGCCCTCGAGCGGGTGTGGGAGCCGGGTTTTCGCGCGAACATTCTCGCCAACCGCGGCGAGTCGAGCATGGTGCTCGGGGAGCTGGAGGCCGCCATCCTGGACTACCGCCGGGCGATCGCGGTCGCAGACCGGCCGGACCTGTCGGCGCTGGCGTATTACGGGCTCGGCGTCGCGCTCGAGCGCAACGGCGACCTGCCGCGCGCGCTCGACGCCATGGTGGTCGCCAGCGCCATCCAGATCCCCGGCGTCGGCTCGGCCCTCGATCTGCCCAGCGTGTTCTTCGTGCCGGCCTACGACGTCCACTACTACCGTGCCCTGGCGTCCATGGCGGAGGCCCGCGCGGCGCAGAAGCCGGAGCTCGTCGCCGTGTCCTTGCTGGACGCCGGGGAGCACTGGCAGAAGTACCTGGAGCACGCCATCCCCGAGGGTCACCGCTGGGTCGGGCACGCCAAGCGCCACCAAGCGACGCTGCTCGGTCGGCTCGCGAAGCTCACGCCCGAGATCAGGCGGCGCGCGGCAGCGACTCGTCGGGGGCGTTGA
- a CDS encoding dCMP deaminase family protein, which yields MTMRKSWDEYFMAIAREVATRSTCDRKHVGAVIVREKMILATGYNGSIRGLPHCDDEGHLMEDNHCVRTVHAEANAIVQAARNGVRVDEAGIYVTASPCFGCFKLVANSGIRRIVFGEFYRDHRIFEFSKLLGIDLVHHEGGHSG from the coding sequence ATGACGATGCGAAAGAGCTGGGACGAGTATTTCATGGCCATCGCACGCGAGGTGGCGACTCGCTCCACCTGCGACCGAAAGCACGTCGGGGCGGTCATCGTGCGCGAGAAGATGATCCTGGCGACGGGATACAACGGCTCGATCCGAGGGTTGCCCCACTGCGACGACGAAGGTCACCTGATGGAGGACAACCACTGCGTGCGCACCGTGCACGCCGAGGCCAACGCCATCGTCCAGGCGGCCCGCAACGGCGTGCGGGTCGACGAGGCGGGGATCTACGTGACGGCTTCGCCCTGCTTCGGCTGCTTCAAGCTGGTGGCCAACTCGGGGATCCGCCGCATCGTGTTCGGTGAGTTCTACCGCGACCATCGCATCTTCGAGTTCAGCAAGCTCCTGGGCATCGACCTGGTCCATCACGAGGGCGGGCACTCGGGATGA
- a CDS encoding D-alanine--D-alanine ligase — MKALSVAVIAGGPSAEANVSRTSAGAVCAALGQAGQRATVLELEAALPAALREGRFDVAFPVTHGPLGEDGCLQGLLEVLGLPYVGSGVLASALAASKPHAKALFRQSALPLAEELSVSELEGVARAAQRVRERFDGAVVVKPASGGSAIGTTRVDPADERLEAALEAAFAVDADVLVERFVAGLEVTCGVLEGPSGARVLPPTLISAKAADWYDFTSRYRAGGSAHQCPAPLPAAVTARVQEVALAAFRALGCRDLGRADFVVPEGDDPSGVTLLEINTLPGMTSTSLFPEAAAAVGIEFPRLCAELARRAHERPARKHPVPIAMP, encoded by the coding sequence ATGAAGGCGCTGTCCGTCGCGGTGATCGCCGGAGGACCGTCGGCCGAAGCGAACGTGAGCCGCACCTCGGCCGGGGCGGTGTGCGCCGCGCTCGGCCAGGCGGGTCAACGAGCGACCGTCCTGGAGCTCGAAGCGGCGCTCCCGGCCGCGCTCCGCGAGGGGCGCTTCGACGTCGCGTTCCCGGTCACCCACGGCCCGCTCGGGGAGGACGGCTGCCTCCAGGGGCTGCTCGAGGTGCTCGGATTGCCCTACGTCGGCTCGGGGGTGCTGGCGAGCGCGCTCGCGGCATCCAAGCCTCACGCCAAGGCGTTGTTCCGGCAGAGCGCGCTGCCCCTGGCAGAGGAGCTCTCCGTGTCCGAGCTGGAGGGGGTGGCGCGCGCCGCCCAACGCGTGCGTGAGCGCTTCGACGGGGCAGTCGTGGTGAAGCCCGCGTCGGGCGGCTCGGCCATCGGCACGACGCGGGTCGATCCAGCTGACGAACGGCTCGAGGCGGCGCTGGAGGCGGCCTTCGCCGTGGACGCGGACGTGCTGGTCGAGCGCTTCGTCGCGGGGCTGGAGGTGACGTGCGGGGTGCTCGAGGGTCCAAGCGGCGCGCGCGTCTTGCCGCCCACGTTGATCTCGGCGAAGGCCGCCGACTGGTACGACTTCACCTCACGCTATCGAGCGGGCGGCAGCGCACACCAGTGTCCCGCGCCGCTGCCCGCGGCGGTGACGGCCCGGGTGCAGGAGGTCGCGCTCGCCGCGTTCCGGGCGTTGGGCTGCCGCGACCTCGGGCGCGCCGATTTCGTGGTCCCGGAAGGAGACGACCCGTCCGGGGTGACCTTGCTCGAGATCAACACCCTGCCCGGCATGACCAGCACCAGCTTGTTCCCGGAGGCCGCCGCCGCGGTCGGCATCGAGTTTCCCAGGTTGTGCGCGGAGCTCGCGCGCCGCGCCCACGAGCGCCCCGCGCGCAAGCATCCCGTCCCGATCGCCATGCCTTGA